In Bacteroidota bacterium, the following proteins share a genomic window:
- a CDS encoding LemA family protein, translating into MKNIVRLFFGLIIASTLTSCGYNSMVEKREAVNGAWGNVESAYQRRADLIPNLVNTVKGAADFEKSTITGVIEARAKASSIQLSANDLTPENMAKFEQAQSQLSGALSRLLVTVERYPDLKATQNFQELQAQLEGTENRIKTERDRFNEVVRDYNAYIAKFPQLFIAKMFNFGERAYFKSAEGSDKAPTVDFGTAGGEKK; encoded by the coding sequence ATGAAAAACATAGTAAGACTTTTTTTCGGACTCATCATCGCTTCCACCCTGACCAGTTGCGGATATAACAGTATGGTGGAAAAGCGCGAAGCAGTAAACGGTGCCTGGGGCAATGTAGAATCTGCCTATCAGCGCCGTGCCGACCTGATTCCCAATCTCGTAAACACTGTTAAAGGTGCCGCTGACTTTGAGAAATCTACCATAACCGGAGTGATAGAGGCTCGCGCCAAAGCAAGTTCTATTCAACTTAGTGCGAACGATTTGACTCCTGAAAATATGGCTAAGTTCGAGCAAGCACAAAGCCAACTGAGCGGTGCGCTGTCAAGATTATTGGTTACCGTAGAACGCTATCCTGATTTGAAAGCCACACAAAATTTTCAAGAGTTGCAGGCTCAATTAGAGGGAACTGAAAATCGAATCAAGACAGAGCGTGACCGTTTTAATGAAGTCGTGCGGGACTATAATGCTTACATCGCCAAATTCCCACAGCTATTCATAGCGAAGATGTTCAACTTTGGCGAGCGCGCATATTTTAAGTCAGCAGAAGGTTCAGACAAAGCACCAACCGTTGACTTTGGAACTGCCGGAGGAGAGAAGAAATAA
- a CDS encoding polyprenyl synthetase family protein — MYTLEELQEFYSKFYTESRFDYTPDGLYAPVRHIMSIQGKRIRPMLLLMACDMFGGNVKDALNAAFAVEVFHNFTLVHDDVMDNADIRRGVSTVHKQFGLNSAILAGDVMLSYSYKYLMRISALKMGNALEVFTQTAIEIFEGQQMDLDFEDRTNVNVDEYLKMIEYKTSVLLAAALQIGAIAANASEEDQKKLYEFGLNLGLSFQIKDDWLDTFGDGDKVGKKIGGDIIQNKKTFLLITALNDANEKQRAELMNLFKDKNESTKLPGVMKILEELDIAGKTEKKIEEFHQKSLDSLAAVNLPEERKTNLRVLAESIYNRDF; from the coding sequence ATGTACACACTGGAAGAGCTACAGGAGTTCTATAGTAAATTTTATACCGAAAGCCGCTTTGATTATACGCCGGATGGTCTCTATGCACCGGTGCGCCATATTATGAGCATTCAGGGTAAACGGATTCGTCCGATGTTGCTGCTGATGGCCTGCGATATGTTTGGAGGTAATGTAAAGGACGCACTTAATGCAGCCTTTGCCGTGGAGGTTTTTCACAACTTTACACTGGTTCATGACGACGTGATGGACAATGCGGATATCCGCCGGGGAGTTTCCACGGTTCATAAACAATTTGGGTTGAACTCAGCTATCCTCGCAGGAGATGTCATGCTTTCCTATTCGTATAAGTACCTCATGCGAATTTCTGCGCTGAAGATGGGAAATGCACTGGAGGTTTTTACGCAGACAGCGATTGAGATTTTTGAGGGGCAACAGATGGATCTGGATTTTGAAGATCGGACCAACGTGAATGTGGATGAGTACCTCAAAATGATAGAGTACAAAACTTCGGTCTTGCTGGCTGCTGCGCTTCAGATAGGCGCAATAGCTGCCAATGCCAGTGAAGAAGACCAGAAGAAATTATATGAGTTTGGTTTGAATCTGGGTTTGAGTTTTCAGATAAAGGATGATTGGCTCGACACCTTTGGTGATGGAGATAAGGTGGGAAAGAAAATCGGTGGCGACATCATACAGAACAAAAAAACATTCCTGCTTATCACCGCCCTAAATGATGCCAACGAAAAGCAACGTGCGGAATTAATGAACTTGTTTAAAGACAAGAACGAAAGCACCAAACTGCCGGGTGTGATGAAGATTCTTGAAGAGCTGGATATAGCCGGAAAAACCGAAAAGAAAATTGAAGAGTTTCATCAAAAGTCCTTGGACTCACTGGCGGCAGTCAATTTGCCCGAAGAAAGGAAAACCAATCTGCGCGTGTTAGCAGAGAGTATCTACAATCGTGATTTCTAA
- a CDS encoding helix-hairpin-helix domain-containing protein codes for MYFYFRPVQHADSSIYKEEIAAFIKEYSERKSASTFFYRQDSSERKGYSQKAAKRIEYFEFDPNKIEVEEWMKLGFSEKQAESIEKYKAHGAKFYKPEDLKRVYIIGEDGYERLAPYIKIASREFQKREYERPEATEQSKSRWTIDINTADSAEFEKLRGIGPSYARRMVNYRKALGGYVSVEQVSEIWGLPDSTYQAIKDKLVVGTPVSKMNINLVSLQKLKAHPYIRYYLAEAIEKYRDKKVNLQSIEELKSVKGMNDSIYQKIAPYFQVGE; via the coding sequence ATGTATTTTTACTTCCGGCCGGTTCAACACGCCGACAGTTCAATATATAAGGAAGAAATAGCCGCCTTTATCAAAGAGTATAGTGAAAGGAAAAGTGCTTCCACTTTTTTCTACCGACAAGATTCTTCGGAAAGAAAAGGCTACTCACAGAAAGCAGCAAAGCGAATAGAGTATTTTGAATTTGACCCGAATAAAATCGAAGTAGAGGAATGGATGAAACTTGGTTTTAGTGAAAAACAAGCGGAGTCTATTGAAAAGTATAAAGCTCATGGTGCTAAATTCTATAAACCCGAAGATTTAAAGCGGGTGTATATTATCGGCGAAGATGGATATGAACGGCTTGCACCTTATATCAAAATTGCTTCCAGAGAATTTCAAAAGAGAGAATATGAAAGACCGGAAGCTACTGAACAATCGAAAAGTAGATGGACCATTGATATTAACACAGCCGACTCTGCAGAATTTGAAAAGCTGAGAGGAATAGGCCCATCCTACGCTCGGCGAATGGTCAACTACCGAAAAGCATTAGGCGGCTATGTTTCTGTTGAACAAGTCAGTGAAATATGGGGCTTGCCGGACAGTACGTATCAGGCAATCAAAGACAAATTGGTGGTCGGCACACCGGTTAGCAAAATGAATATCAATCTGGTGAGCCTTCAAAAATTAAAAGCACATCCCTATATCAGATACTATCTAGCAGAGGCCATTGAAAAGTATAGAGATAAAAAGGTGAACCTCCAATCAATTGAGGAATTAAAAAGTGTAAAGGGAATGAATGACAGCATCTACCAAAAGATTGCTCCCTACTTCCAAGTAGGAGAATGA
- a CDS encoding terpene cyclase/mutase family protein, giving the protein MTKQDIWNLWNLKTERGRQRWFYEGKTDDESLRQLREAFTYNKKENPNSGDRVYRNKKAAASYRAIDNSQIPVNESLTGELPKEVFRSLYKGVNFYESLQADEGHWPGDYGGPMFLLPGLIITSYVTGVPFPKEHQEMMKCYLLNHQNDDGGWGLHLEGKSTMFGTVLQYVSLRILGLGASHPRVASARQWLQSHGGATGIPSWGKFYLSVLGAYEWKGCNSLFPEMWLLPRSLPIHPGNYWCHARMVYLPMTYCSGHQVTGAITPLVEALRKELYTQEYEDINWKEARNRCSETDLYFPMSGTLKTMYKLLNVYEGFHLKSIRKKALDFTLSYIRAEDDHTNFIDIGPVNKVINSLCIWHAEGKDSPNFKKHVERWNDYLWVAEDGMKMNGYNGSQLWDTTFATQAILEGGMEKYFPDAVKNVYHYIDISQVREEVRDHKYFFRHDSVGGWAFSTADHGWPITDCTAEGLKSSLMVNATGLILKEKQISDERLIQAAELLPTFQNADGGWASYELTRAPQWIELLNPSEVFGNIMADYSYTECSSACIQGMVKFLHYFPNHKKQEFEASIRRGMDFILGQQRADGSWYGSWAVCFTYGIWFAIDALQHVQYASDKSKVKTAMDKACAFLLSKQNTDGGWGENFESCVQKEYIPHEQSQVVNTAWALLSLMAADYPDKTVIEKGIQFLLSRQQPTGDWEQESISGVFNHNCMISYTSYRNVFPIWALGRYLKKYGNETSSMGQVK; this is encoded by the coding sequence ATGACGAAACAAGATATTTGGAATCTCTGGAATCTGAAAACCGAGCGGGGTCGGCAGCGGTGGTTTTATGAAGGCAAGACCGATGATGAATCGCTACGACAGTTACGGGAGGCTTTTACCTACAACAAAAAAGAAAACCCCAACAGCGGTGATCGTGTTTATCGAAATAAAAAGGCGGCAGCCTCCTATCGGGCAATAGACAACAGCCAAATTCCGGTGAACGAATCTCTGACTGGCGAATTGCCCAAAGAGGTTTTTCGCTCCTTATATAAAGGGGTGAACTTTTATGAATCGCTGCAAGCCGATGAAGGACATTGGCCCGGCGACTATGGTGGTCCTATGTTTCTGTTGCCGGGATTGATTATTACTTCCTATGTAACCGGTGTTCCCTTTCCAAAGGAGCATCAGGAAATGATGAAATGCTACCTGTTGAATCATCAGAACGATGATGGAGGTTGGGGGCTGCATCTGGAAGGCAAAAGTACCATGTTCGGTACCGTGTTGCAATATGTGTCGCTGCGAATTCTTGGTTTGGGGGCAAGCCACCCTCGCGTGGCTTCGGCGCGCCAATGGCTTCAGTCACACGGTGGAGCTACCGGTATCCCTTCATGGGGAAAATTTTATTTGAGTGTTTTGGGGGCTTATGAATGGAAGGGCTGTAACTCATTGTTCCCTGAAATGTGGTTGCTGCCGCGCTCGCTGCCGATTCATCCCGGCAATTACTGGTGTCATGCTCGCATGGTTTATCTGCCCATGACCTATTGTTCCGGTCATCAGGTAACCGGTGCGATTACCCCCTTGGTGGAAGCATTGCGCAAAGAACTTTATACGCAAGAATATGAGGACATCAACTGGAAAGAAGCCAGAAACCGTTGCTCCGAAACCGATTTGTATTTCCCTATGTCGGGTACTTTGAAGACCATGTATAAACTGCTGAATGTTTACGAAGGATTTCATTTGAAATCCATTCGTAAAAAAGCTTTGGATTTTACGCTTTCTTATATCCGCGCCGAAGATGACCACACCAATTTCATAGATATAGGACCGGTGAACAAAGTCATCAACTCCTTATGTATCTGGCATGCAGAAGGGAAGGATTCCCCGAATTTTAAAAAGCATGTAGAACGGTGGAATGATTATTTGTGGGTAGCGGAAGATGGGATGAAAATGAATGGCTATAACGGCTCGCAGTTGTGGGACACCACTTTTGCGACACAAGCGATTTTAGAAGGAGGTATGGAAAAATATTTTCCCGATGCGGTGAAGAATGTTTACCACTATATTGACATCAGCCAAGTGCGTGAAGAGGTGCGCGACCACAAATATTTCTTTCGTCATGATTCAGTAGGTGGCTGGGCTTTTTCCACTGCTGACCACGGATGGCCGATTACCGATTGCACCGCCGAAGGTTTGAAATCTTCCCTGATGGTGAATGCCACCGGCCTGATTTTGAAAGAAAAACAAATTTCGGATGAACGATTGATTCAAGCCGCCGAGCTTTTGCCTACTTTTCAAAATGCAGACGGTGGCTGGGCTTCCTATGAATTGACGCGCGCGCCGCAATGGATTGAATTGCTGAATCCTTCTGAAGTTTTCGGAAATATCATGGCAGACTATTCTTACACCGAATGTAGCTCGGCATGTATTCAGGGCATGGTGAAGTTTCTGCATTATTTCCCCAATCACAAAAAGCAGGAGTTTGAAGCTTCCATTCGTCGAGGTATGGATTTCATTCTCGGACAACAACGAGCAGATGGCTCTTGGTATGGCTCCTGGGCGGTGTGTTTCACTTACGGTATATGGTTTGCCATAGATGCTTTGCAGCATGTGCAATATGCTTCCGACAAATCAAAAGTGAAAACAGCTATGGATAAAGCCTGTGCGTTTTTATTGTCCAAACAAAACACCGACGGCGGTTGGGGTGAAAATTTTGAAAGTTGTGTACAGAAAGAATACATCCCCCATGAACAATCGCAAGTGGTCAATACAGCTTGGGCACTGCTTTCTTTAATGGCAGCAGATTATCCTGATAAAACAGTTATCGAAAAGGGTATTCAATTTTTATTATCGCGCCAACAGCCAACCGGCGACTGGGAACAGGAAAGCATCAGTGGGGTGTTCAACCACAATTGTATGATCTCCTACACTTCCTATCGAAATGTGTTTCCTATTTGGGCACTGGGAAGGTATTTGAAGAAATATGGAAATGAGACGAGCAGCATGGGACAAGTAAAGTGA
- a CDS encoding UMP kinase gives MKYKRILLKLSGESLMGNKQFGIDTDRVMQYAEEIKAAMEAKIEVAVVIGGGNIFRGIQATANGIDRVQGDYMGMLATVINSMALQSGLEKIGVYTRLLSAIEMKEIAEPYIKRRAVRHLEKGRVVIFGAGTGNPYFTTDTAAALRATEIEANVILKGTRVDGIYDSDPEKNPKAKRYDKITFGEVLNKKLNVMDMTAFTLSKENHIPIVVFDMNKEGNLKKILNGEEIGTVVTD, from the coding sequence ATGAAATACAAGCGTATATTGCTAAAACTGAGTGGTGAATCTTTGATGGGCAACAAGCAGTTTGGCATTGACACAGATCGTGTGATGCAATACGCCGAAGAAATCAAAGCGGCAATGGAAGCCAAAATAGAGGTGGCAGTAGTGATAGGCGGAGGAAATATTTTCAGAGGGATTCAGGCAACTGCCAATGGGATTGACCGCGTTCAGGGAGATTATATGGGAATGTTGGCAACCGTCATCAACAGTATGGCTTTGCAAAGCGGACTGGAGAAAATAGGTGTTTATACCCGCTTGCTCAGCGCCATCGAAATGAAGGAAATAGCCGAGCCTTATATCAAGCGTAGAGCGGTAAGGCATTTGGAAAAAGGACGGGTAGTGATTTTTGGAGCCGGCACCGGTAATCCATATTTCACTACAGATACCGCTGCGGCACTTCGAGCTACAGAGATTGAAGCAAATGTGATATTGAAAGGAACCCGCGTAGATGGTATTTATGATTCGGACCCGGAGAAAAACCCTAAAGCAAAGAGGTACGATAAAATTACCTTTGGCGAGGTGCTGAATAAGAAGTTAAATGTGATGGATATGACGGCCTTCACGCTTTCTAAGGAAAACCATATTCCTATCGTCGTATTTGACATGAACAAGGAAGGAAATCTGAAGAAGATTCTGAATGGAGAAGAAATAGGAACTGTAGTAACTGATTAA
- a CDS encoding TPM domain-containing protein, with amino-acid sequence MRLAKDSFRLTVDGWRLVAPSFRRKRLLILFFIISSHLLVFSLPDYPAKPNPPRLVNDFAGMLSASESQALESKLVAYDDSTSTQISIVIINTLDGMDKAQYATELGEKWGIGGAKFDNGVLILVSKSDRQLFIATGRGVEEYLPDAICKRIIERVIKPSFGEGNYYNGLNAATDEMIARMSGVFVNTDTDGDAKQLPLWAIILIFVIIIIVIFFISKNNNGGTSYGRRGWGGGPFLGGGGFGGGGFGGGGGGGGFGGFGGGGFGGGGAGGSW; translated from the coding sequence ATGAGATTAGCGAAGGATAGTTTTCGGTTGACCGTTGACGGCTGGCGATTAGTAGCGCCTTCCTTTCGGCGGAAAAGATTGCTCATTCTATTCTTTATTATCAGTAGCCACCTGCTTGTTTTTTCATTACCTGATTATCCCGCCAAGCCAAATCCTCCACGTTTAGTCAATGACTTTGCCGGGATGCTCTCCGCCTCCGAAAGTCAAGCATTGGAAAGCAAGTTAGTCGCCTACGATGATTCCACTTCTACGCAAATCAGCATTGTCATTATTAATACGCTGGACGGGATGGACAAAGCGCAGTATGCCACTGAATTAGGAGAAAAATGGGGCATAGGAGGAGCCAAGTTTGATAATGGGGTTTTGATTCTGGTTTCAAAAAGCGACCGGCAGCTTTTCATAGCCACCGGACGAGGAGTAGAAGAATATTTACCCGATGCCATTTGTAAACGAATCATCGAAAGGGTTATTAAGCCATCTTTCGGAGAGGGCAATTATTACAATGGCCTAAATGCTGCCACAGATGAAATGATAGCCCGCATGTCCGGCGTTTTTGTAAACACCGACACCGATGGCGATGCAAAACAACTTCCTTTATGGGCAATCATCCTGATATTCGTGATCATTATTATTGTCATCTTCTTCATTTCCAAAAATAATAATGGCGGCACTTCCTATGGGCGCAGAGGTTGGGGCGGCGGACCATTCTTAGGTGGAGGTGGTTTTGGTGGAGGCGGCTTCGGTGGTGGAGGAGGAGGCGGTGGATTTGGAGGCTTTGGCGGCGGCGGTTTTGGCGGCGGCGGCGCTGGTGGTTCTTGGTAA
- a CDS encoding saccharopine dehydrogenase NADP-binding domain-containing protein, which yields MKKKIVVLGAGMVGRTMAADLSTDFDVTSADLSDANLALMQKMAKVNTAKVDFSDAKQIATAVKDADLVVGAVPGFMGFNMLQTVLEANKNIVDISFFPEDPFRLDELAKKNGVTAVVDCGVAPGMDNIILGYHYKRMKVSRFLCMVGGLPVVRNLPWEYKAPFSPIDVIEEYTRPARLVENGKVVTKPALSEPELIDFEQIGTLEAFNTDGLRTLIRFDIPDMAERTLRYPGHIALMKTLRDAGFFSEEEVTLKSGKVRPIDLTSKILFPQWKYEEGEEDFTVMRVEVEGEENGIPKKYVYDLLDRYDVASKTSSMSRTTGYTATAAVHLLMNKTYQKKGIISPEMLGEEEACFRFMFNHLEARNVVYRIKELAAQ from the coding sequence ATGAAGAAGAAAATTGTAGTACTCGGTGCAGGAATGGTGGGTCGCACCATGGCCGCCGACTTGAGCACAGATTTTGATGTAACCTCCGCTGATCTGTCTGATGCCAATCTGGCATTGATGCAAAAGATGGCAAAGGTCAATACTGCCAAAGTTGATTTTAGTGATGCCAAGCAAATTGCTACTGCTGTTAAGGATGCGGATTTAGTGGTAGGTGCAGTTCCCGGCTTCATGGGTTTCAACATGCTGCAAACGGTGTTGGAGGCGAATAAAAATATCGTGGATATTTCATTTTTCCCGGAAGACCCGTTTCGTTTGGATGAACTGGCAAAGAAAAATGGAGTGACAGCCGTCGTTGATTGTGGCGTGGCTCCCGGAATGGATAATATCATATTGGGTTATCATTATAAAAGAATGAAGGTGTCCCGCTTTCTCTGTATGGTGGGAGGGCTGCCGGTGGTGAGAAACTTGCCTTGGGAATACAAAGCACCTTTTTCTCCGATTGATGTGATTGAAGAATATACCAGACCGGCGCGATTGGTAGAGAATGGAAAGGTGGTCACCAAGCCTGCCCTTTCTGAACCTGAACTGATTGATTTTGAACAGATAGGAACTCTGGAAGCCTTTAATACCGATGGCCTGCGAACCTTAATACGTTTCGACATACCCGATATGGCGGAAAGAACTTTGCGCTATCCCGGTCATATCGCTTTGATGAAGACCTTGCGTGATGCGGGATTCTTCTCTGAGGAAGAAGTCACATTGAAGTCCGGCAAGGTGCGTCCGATAGATTTGACGAGCAAGATTCTTTTCCCTCAGTGGAAATATGAAGAAGGAGAGGAGGACTTTACGGTGATGCGTGTCGAGGTAGAAGGAGAAGAAAATGGCATTCCGAAAAAGTATGTTTATGATTTATTGGACCGCTACGATGTTGCTTCAAAAACTTCGAGCATGTCGCGCACCACCGGTTACACAGCTACTGCGGCAGTTCATTTGTTGATGAACAAAACCTATCAGAAGAAAGGAATCATTTCGCCGGAGATGTTGGGAGAGGAGGAGGCTTGTTTTCGCTTTATGTTTAATCATTTGGAGGCGAGAAATGTGGTCTATCGCATCAAAGAATTAGCGGCACAGTAA
- a CDS encoding NAD(P)/FAD-dependent oxidoreductase has protein sequence MGKINIKPSYDIVVIGAGMGGLTAAAMLSKAGYSVVVVDAANQAGGYLAGFHRNRFRFDTAVHWLNQCNPGGVIHTVFETIGSDYPRAATQNRIKRYLGDHHNYLLTNSPDELKQQLQKEFPHEKKGIERFFKDAKALGERMNTWGNNVRASETFRFAEKLQYAAKTFRFILPFIKHIRFTGEEGLKRGLRRYFKDEKILKIFSTEPDLLSCLVPIGWAYFKDYQNPPKGGGQAFPEWLEHVVKFYKNDTFYHSKVTKILLDGTTATGVEIDHRGTKYEVKSRYVLAACDVETLYEKMLPENVVPKKLKDNLHHAVMYSSSFTISVALDCNPADLGFGEEAIHISKQNISFKEQTAANPETTELIILAPSFRDESLAPTGQGTLTIFMPAEMEQYDFWKTQRDENGAYIRGEEYHQNKTAIAEVLIKRVEEKIAPGLRSHILFYEVATPVTHHRYTGNRNGTMMGARPGKENMKAGVAHYRTPIKNLLLSGHWAELGGGIPIAVKAGFNAALLVFKDEQPEIFDAYVQYINHKISAVQIRESPHLKPYTNSWVQDLTPAQLLAARRNNDNTTSKHKEHVSDK, from the coding sequence ATGGGCAAAATAAATATCAAACCTTCTTACGACATTGTAGTAATCGGCGCCGGCATGGGCGGACTGACAGCGGCCGCTATGCTCAGCAAAGCCGGATACTCGGTTGTGGTGGTGGATGCCGCCAATCAGGCGGGGGGCTACTTAGCAGGGTTTCACCGGAACCGGTTCCGGTTTGATACCGCCGTTCATTGGTTGAACCAGTGCAATCCTGGTGGTGTCATTCATACCGTTTTTGAAACCATTGGCAGCGACTATCCTCGGGCAGCTACTCAAAACCGAATCAAACGCTACCTCGGCGACCATCATAATTACTTATTGACTAATAGTCCGGATGAATTAAAGCAACAACTTCAGAAAGAATTCCCTCACGAAAAAAAGGGTATCGAACGATTTTTTAAAGATGCCAAAGCTTTGGGGGAGCGGATGAATACATGGGGTAACAATGTCCGCGCTTCAGAAACATTTCGCTTTGCTGAAAAGCTGCAATACGCTGCCAAAACATTTCGGTTCATCCTTCCTTTTATCAAACACATTCGGTTTACGGGCGAAGAAGGTTTGAAGCGGGGCCTAAGACGCTATTTCAAAGACGAAAAAATTCTGAAGATTTTCAGCACAGAGCCTGATTTGCTTTCATGCTTGGTTCCTATAGGATGGGCTTATTTCAAGGATTATCAAAACCCTCCAAAGGGCGGTGGACAGGCTTTTCCCGAATGGCTGGAACACGTGGTGAAGTTCTATAAGAACGATACTTTCTATCATAGCAAGGTGACGAAAATTTTGTTGGACGGCACCACAGCTACCGGAGTTGAAATAGATCACCGGGGAACGAAGTATGAGGTGAAAAGCCGTTATGTGCTGGCTGCCTGCGATGTAGAAACGCTCTATGAAAAGATGTTGCCCGAAAACGTCGTCCCCAAAAAGCTTAAAGATAATTTGCACCATGCAGTGATGTATAGTTCCTCCTTTACCATATCGGTTGCCTTAGATTGTAATCCGGCGGACTTGGGCTTTGGCGAAGAAGCGATACACATTTCTAAACAAAATATCAGCTTTAAGGAACAGACCGCCGCCAATCCTGAAACAACAGAACTCATCATTCTTGCGCCTTCCTTCAGAGATGAAAGCCTAGCTCCCACCGGACAGGGAACGCTCACCATCTTTATGCCTGCCGAAATGGAGCAGTATGATTTTTGGAAAACGCAGCGCGACGAAAACGGAGCGTATATAAGGGGGGAAGAATATCATCAGAACAAAACGGCCATTGCCGAGGTATTGATAAAGCGCGTAGAAGAAAAAATCGCTCCGGGTTTGCGCTCGCACATCCTGTTTTATGAGGTGGCCACGCCGGTTACTCACCACCGCTACACCGGTAACCGGAACGGCACCATGATGGGAGCAAGGCCGGGAAAAGAAAACATGAAAGCCGGAGTGGCTCATTACCGCACACCGATAAAAAATTTGTTGCTCAGCGGTCACTGGGCGGAACTGGGAGGAGGCATTCCCATTGCGGTGAAGGCAGGGTTTAATGCCGCCTTATTGGTTTTTAAAGATGAGCAGCCGGAGATTTTTGATGCCTATGTTCAATATATCAATCACAAAATATCGGCAGTCCAAATTCGGGAGTCTCCGCATTTAAAACCATATACCAATAGCTGGGTGCAAGACCTTACGCCCGCACAACTTTTAGCGGCGCGGAGGAATAATGATAATACTACCTCAAAACACAAAGAGCACGTATCTGATAAATAG
- a CDS encoding TPM domain-containing protein, which yields MLFSKEIFSVEQKRLMVKTIGEAEEMTSGEIRIHIEPKCKSENVLDRATEVFYKLGMDKTAAANGVLIYLAFEDRKFAIIGDQGINQVVPANFWDGTKEVMKGHFVKGEFLEGIVFAIKETGSHLKQYFPIQEHDKNELSNEISEG from the coding sequence ATGTTATTCTCTAAAGAAATTTTTTCTGTTGAGCAAAAAAGGCTCATGGTAAAAACAATTGGGGAAGCCGAGGAGATGACCTCTGGGGAAATCCGTATTCATATAGAGCCTAAATGCAAGTCGGAGAATGTATTGGACCGCGCTACAGAAGTTTTTTATAAACTCGGCATGGATAAAACGGCTGCCGCCAACGGGGTGTTGATTTATCTGGCGTTTGAAGACCGTAAGTTCGCTATCATCGGCGACCAGGGAATCAACCAGGTGGTCCCCGCCAACTTTTGGGACGGAACCAAGGAGGTAATGAAAGGACATTTTGTAAAGGGAGAATTTTTAGAGGGTATTGTTTTCGCCATTAAGGAAACCGGTTCTCATCTAAAGCAGTATTTTCCAATTCAGGAGCACGATAAAAACGAACTGTCCAATGAGATTAGCGAAGGATAG